From the genome of Aquiluna borgnonia:
GCCTCAAGCTCGCGAAACTGAGCCGATTGAAAGCCGGAGGCACTCGAGAGCCTTGAGCGAAATGAGTTGAACTGCAGCGGGGTCATGGTCTCTAAAATGTCAAGCTGCGAGACGCAGGTCTTCATGATGGTTCTGACTCTCCCCAGTAGCGCGAGCGAGCGGTGGGTGTTTCCTGCCTCGAGTGCAACTTGGGTGGCGGAGAGTTCGTGCAGAATCTGTTTGAACCAGAGCTCATAAACCTGGTGGATTGTGATGAACAGCAGTTCATCGTGCTCAGGGCCATCACTCAGCGGTTGCTGCAGTGCTAAAAGCTCCGAAACCTTCAGGTATGAGGTGTAGCTGACGTGCTTATCGTGACTCATGTGACGCGGTTTCCATCTAGCTCAACCGACTTGTAGTCACCGGAGGCAACTAGATCTCTAAGTCTTGCGAATCCGTCGTAGACCTCGGTGTAGCTGGTGGCTAGCGGTGAGATAGCTAGCCTGACAGCAGAAGGTTCTCGGTAGTCGGGAATAACGTTCTTGAGTTTTCTCAGTGCCAGGGCAATTTGTTTGGCATCCGGGTGGATGACGATGATGTGACCACCGCGTTTTTTGGCATTGCGCGGAGTTCCAAGGGTGAAGCCCAACGGGGCCAACCAAGCATCGAAGAGTTCGATCATTAGCTCAGTGCCCTGAGCGGCTTTCGCCTCAATGTTCTGGATGCCGGCCTGTTCAATCATCTGAAAGGCGGTCTCGACCCCGCGGATACCGATGATGGATGGGCTGGCGATTTGGAATCCGCGGATGCCCTTGGCCTTTTCATAAAACGGACCCATGGCAAACTGCTGCTCATTTGAGAACCAGCCTTGAATCGGAATCTGCAACTGGTGCTGCAACTGCTCTCGAACAAAGAGCCAAGCCGGGGACCCCGGCCCGGAATTACCGTATTTATAGGTGCAGCCAATCGCGAGATCAACACCGTTCTTGTCGAATTCCAGATCAATGGCTCCAGCTGCATGGGAGCAGTCCCAAATCACCAACGCACCGTGCTTGCGCGCAACCTCAGTTATGCCCTTGATATCAGGTCTAGATCCGGAGCGATACTGGATGGCTTGCAGGGTAACGAAGGCGACATCCGCACTGAGGTGTTTCTCAAGTTCTTCAGGGGAGATCAGCTCGTGGTCGTGGTCAACCTCCACCGAACCGGGACCACCCATCCCGTCGTTGTTCAGAGTTACCAGATTCAGGCCAAACTGCTCGGCAATTCCAGCCAGGATGTAGCGATCGGTTGGGAAGTTGGCAGAGTCGATAATTACCGTTTTGCGATCTGGCCGAGCCCTAACAACCGCAACGCAGAGCTGATAAAAATTCACACTTGTTGTGTCACAAACCAGGGTCTGACCGGGCTGGGTTCCCAGCACGCTTCTAGCCAGCAGGTCACCGGCGGGTTGAGCCTGGTCAATCCAGTGGCTCCAGCCATCCACCAGTTCCGAACCCCACTCCTGCGTCAAAAAGGCATTGATTGCTTCGATGGTTTTTTTGGGTAGGCGACCCAGCGAATTGCCATCCAGATAGCACAGGTCGGGATCCGTAATGACGAATTGTTCTTTATATTTAGCCAGCGGGTCGGCAGCATCTAACGCTTCTGCAAAGCTTCTTTGCGTTGCCGAGGGCTGGGGGTTAGCCAGACTCATGGCTTCACTCTAGCGGCTAAACCAGCAGCTGATGCTTTGCTAATTCAGCGTAGAGCGGGGTGCTTCTAATTAGTTCGGAGTGGGTTCCACTGCCAACCACGTGGCCGCTTTCCAGAACGATAATTTGATCGCTGTCCACCACCGTTGACAGCCGGTGAGCAATCACAATCAGGGTTCGGTTTTTGGCAACCGCATCAATGGCCTCACGCATCCGCTGCTCATTCGGGCCATCGAGCGCGCTGGTTGATTCATCGAGCAGCAGGATCGGCGGTGCCGCAAGCAGGGCTCTTGCAATCGCCAGTCTTTGCCGCTCACCACCGGAAAGCATGATGCCGTTTTCCCCCACCTCGGCATCAAGTCCCTTGGCGTCTCGATTGAGAACATCGCTGAGGTTGACCATAGCCAATACCTCCACGAGCTGTTCCTGGGTGGCACTTGAGCGTCCGAGCAAAAGGTTCTCGCGAATGGATCCGGCCAGCACTGGAGCATCCTGCTCTACGTAGCCAATTTGACCGCGAAGGCTAGTTAGAGAAATTTCACTGACCGGCTGGCCATCGAGCTTGATCTGCCCGGAAGTTGGTTCGTAGAACCTTTCGATCAGGGAGAAAATTGTCGATTTACCCGCTCCGGAGGGTCCAACGATCGCCACTCGGCTGCCGCGCTCAATGGCGAAGGAAACACCGTTCAGGATTGGTTTTAGCTCTTCGCCTGGCTCTGGCTCATAGCCGAATTCAACACCTTCGAATTCCAAGGCTGTTTGGTTTTTCGGTTGAGGCTCACCCCTTCCAGGGTTTTCCTCGTCCAGCACCATAATCTCTTGTATTCGAGCCAAAGCACCTAGGGCCCCCATCACAGAGGTGTAGGCACCAAAGGCTCCGATTAGCGGCCCGATCATAAAGAACAGCAGAATCACGAAAGTCACCAGGTTTGCGATGGTGGTTTCCCCGGTGGCAACGCGGAGCCCACCCAGTCCGAGAACAATGATGAACGCTGCGTTGAAGGCAACCTGGGCAATTGGAGCAACAATCGCACTGAGCTTGGCAATCTTTACACCCTGGTCGAATGCGGCGGTCGCATCCTTTTCAATGGCACCGGTCTCGCGCTCCTCTGCCCGGCTGGCACGAATTGTTCTAATGGCCCCGAGAGCGCGCTCTACGGCGGCGCTCATTGCTCCAACCTTCTGCTGGCTCTTGGTGGTGGCGCTTCGGATTTGCCTTCCGGTGACAGCAATGGCGGTCACAGCAATGAACACCACTAGCAGAGTTGACCCCAGTAGTACCGGATCGATGAATGCCATCACAATGATCGCGCCAAAGAATTGCAGCAGTCCACCAACTGCATCCACCAGGCCCTGAGTGAGAACAGCCTTCAGCAGAGTGGAATCCGCTCCCACCCTCGAGACCAAGTCACCGATGCGCCTTCGGTCATACTCTTTGATGGGTAGCCGCAATAGCTTGGCAACTAATTTTCTGCGAGTGGTGAGCACCACACCCTCACCGGTTCGGTAGAGCAGGTAGTACTGAAAACCATTGATAAGCGCTGCCGAGACGAGCAAAACCACAATTCCGATTGCCAAACCGGTGAAGTCCGCTCCGTCTTCAACTGCAGAAATTACCTGACCCATAAGAAGCGGTTGGCCAAGCGCCAGCACCGAGGTGATGATTGAGAGGATTACCGCAAAAACCAGCGCCTTTTTGTGCTCGGCCAGATAGGGAAACAAGTCCTTCAGGGAGGCCCGGGGTCCTTTGTATTCTCTCGAGCGGGGGTTTTCACTCGGATCTCTGTAGTCACTCACGCGCAGCCTCAATTTCCATCATCGGATCACCAAAAATTGCCTCGTTGAGCAGGTAGTTCAACTCTGGAAGTGCTAGAGCCTGGGTGTAGGCGGTGTTGTTGATGAACCTTCCATAATCTAAACCCTCAATCACTCCCATTACTTTCGGATTCAAAACTCTCAGGAACATCAGGGTCGTATTTTTGGTCCTAGGGAAACTCTTGAGCACATTCCCGCAACCAAAGCCGAAAACTCTGATTGCCAAATCGGCATCCTCGGGATTGGTTTTCTCCACCAGGTGCTGATCTCTCACGTGAATCAGTCCGCGGTTTTCTGCTCGGCGCTCCCAGACTTGAAAGCAGCTTCTGAGTTCGTTGCTAGACCCAATCGGCTCACCAGTGTCCGATTGGTAGTTGACCTGAACATCGAGGTCGGATTTCAAATGAAAGTTTTGGTGGAGGCGATTCAGCACCGACCACTTTCGCCACGAGCGCGGGACCAAAAAGGCGATGTGAGAGCTCATGGTCGCGGCGTGATTGAAAAATGGCACGCTGAGTGCGTTGTTTCGCCCAAATGGTGGATTGGACACAGTTACAAACTCACGGCTACCAGGATGGAATTCCAGGAAGTTACCCTGCCTAACGAGCGGGTGCTTGGGATAAAGATCCACTGATTCAATGTCTTTGACTCCCAAGCCCTGCAGGGCATTGATGAAGGAGCCGTTTCCCCCGGCTGGTTCCAAAAAACTGCGATCGGTTCCAACCTGCTGAATCAGAACTTCGGTGAGCTCTCGGGCAAGCTCGGGAGGTGTGTAGTACTGCTCGGTTCCGGTGACCCTGCGATTCCCAAGCTTCTGCACCGGTTCAAGATATCAGTTATCAGTAATGAAACGTTTTGCAGTTTCGTTACGTAATGATTGCGGGGGCATTGATACCCTGAAGGGCTGCCCTAATTGGGGCATGAGACGGAGCACCATTGGCTATTCAGAATGAGCGCGAGGCTGTAATCCGCGCTCGCGGTCTAACTAAAAAATACAAAGATTTTGTTGCCGTCAACGGCATCGACTTTGAGGTCTACCGCGGGGAGTCCTTCGGACTGCTGGGACCTAACGGAGCGGGTAAATCCACCACGATGAAAATGATTACCTCGGTCTCGCAGCGAACCGGGGGAGAGCTCAGCATCTTAGGCAAAGAGCCAAACACTCACGGTCCTGAGATTCGTGCCCACCTGGGAGTGGTTCCCCAGAAGGATATGCTCGACCGCGAACTCAGGGTCTGGGAAAACCTGCTCACCTACGGACGCTACTTTGGTTTATCCAGGAAGTGGCTCAAGTCCAAGGTTGACGAATTATTGGAATTTGCTCAGCTAACTGAAAAGCGCAATGAGAAGGCAGACGACCTCTCCGGAGGCATGCAGCGCCGATTAGCCATTGCTAGGGGGCTGGTGAACGAGCCGGAGATTTTGCTGCTGGATGAACCAACCACCGGGTTGGACCCGCAGGCCCGCCACATCCTCTGGGACAGGCTATTTAGACTCAAGGAACAGGGCGTGACCCTGGTCATCACCACCCACTACATGGATGAGGCCGAGCAGCTCTGCGATCGCCTAATCGTGATGGACAAGGGCCAAATCATGGCCGAGGGGACCCCTGCTCAACTGATCAAGGACTACTCCTCCAAAGAGGTTGTGGAGCTGCGCTTTGGAACCGATAAAAACGAAGGTGTGGCCGAGCAGCTAAAGGGCAAGGGTGACCGCCTGGAGCTGCTGCCGGATCGAATTTTGATTTACACCGAGCAGGGCGAGAAGCTGCTCGGAGAGATTATCGAATCGGGTCTGCACCCAATCACCTCGCTGGTCAGAAGGTCTTCGCTTGAGGATGTCTTCCTGAGGCTAACCGGTAGGACGCTGGTCGACTGATGACTTTGGAATTCAAGCCTGGAAAGGCGGTGGACCCCAAGCGCGCGGTTCGTTGGGGTGCTCTTAGGGTTGCCGAGTACCGGTTCTACTCAATGTTCAAGTGGATCGGCTCGGTAATTGCCTACGGTTTGGGTAACCCAATCCTCTACCTGCTATCGGTTGGGCTTGGAATTGGAGCACTGGTTGATGCCAGTGCCGGTGGAAACACTTTGGGTGTGAGCTACATCCAGTTTGTTGCCCCTGCCCTGCTGGCTTCAGCTGCAATTCAGGGAGTGATGGACGAGGTGACCTTCCCGACCATGGACGGCTTTGTCTGGGACAAGCTTTTCTTTGCCATCAATGCCACCAGCGTCTCCGCGAGGCAGATCGCGGACGGAGTGATGATCGTTGCGCTCGGTCGAGGGCTTCTAACAGCCGTGATGTATTTGGGAATTCTGCTGGCTTTCGGAGCAATTCCGCTGAGTTCAGTGGTGCCGCTGCTTCTTTCTGCAATGCTGGCCGGCTGGGGCTGGGCAGCGGTAATGCTGGCGATTACCGCTCGACTCGAGCGCGATGAGGGCTACTTTGCCCTTATCAGCCGATTCGTAATTGCACCTATGTTTTTGTTCTCGGGAACCTTCTACCCGCTGGAGCAAATGCCAATTTACCTGCAGCCGATCGGCTGGGTTTCCCCGCTCTGGCACGCCACGCAGATTGGCAGAAACCTGTCCTACGGTCTTGAAATTGGCGAGGGCATGATATTCCTGCACCTCGGCTACCTGGCTCTATTGGGAGTTATTGGGATGGCTTTTGTCTATCCCAAGTTCAAGGAGAGGCTGGCTAGATGATTACCCAGACAATCCTCACCCAGGCGGTCGCGATCGCTGAGAAGCGAGCTCAACGCCCAGGGGCCGCAATTTACGCGGGCCGAGCTGCGGTTTTGATCGAGCGAGGTTTCTACGCGGCTAAGAGTTCAAACTGGTTGGTCATCCTCTCGGGCTTTGTTGAGCCGGTGCTGTACCTGCTGGCATTTGGCTTTGGCATCGGGCAGCTGATTGGAGACATTGAAGATGGCAGCGGAAACCCTGTCAGTTACGCCGCGTATATCGCCCCGGCACTTCTGGCCACCAGCGCCATGAACGGGGCAATCTACGACTCAACCTGGAATGTTTTCTTCAAGATGCACTTCGGCAAGGTCTACCAGGTGATGCTTTCAAGTTCACTTGGCCCGATGGACATTGCGCTGGGTGAGATTGCCTGGGCGCTGATGCGCGGCGCTGC
Proteins encoded in this window:
- a CDS encoding kynureninase translates to MSLANPQPSATQRSFAEALDAADPLAKYKEQFVITDPDLCYLDGNSLGRLPKKTIEAINAFLTQEWGSELVDGWSHWIDQAQPAGDLLARSVLGTQPGQTLVCDTTSVNFYQLCVAVVRARPDRKTVIIDSANFPTDRYILAGIAEQFGLNLVTLNNDGMGGPGSVEVDHDHELISPEELEKHLSADVAFVTLQAIQYRSGSRPDIKGITEVARKHGALVIWDCSHAAGAIDLEFDKNGVDLAIGCTYKYGNSGPGSPAWLFVREQLQHQLQIPIQGWFSNEQQFAMGPFYEKAKGIRGFQIASPSIIGIRGVETAFQMIEQAGIQNIEAKAAQGTELMIELFDAWLAPLGFTLGTPRNAKKRGGHIIVIHPDAKQIALALRKLKNVIPDYREPSAVRLAISPLATSYTEVYDGFARLRDLVASGDYKSVELDGNRVT
- a CDS encoding ABC transporter ATP-binding protein gives rise to the protein MSDYRDPSENPRSREYKGPRASLKDLFPYLAEHKKALVFAVILSIITSVLALGQPLLMGQVISAVEDGADFTGLAIGIVVLLVSAALINGFQYYLLYRTGEGVVLTTRRKLVAKLLRLPIKEYDRRRIGDLVSRVGADSTLLKAVLTQGLVDAVGGLLQFFGAIIVMAFIDPVLLGSTLLVVFIAVTAIAVTGRQIRSATTKSQQKVGAMSAAVERALGAIRTIRASRAEERETGAIEKDATAAFDQGVKIAKLSAIVAPIAQVAFNAAFIIVLGLGGLRVATGETTIANLVTFVILLFFMIGPLIGAFGAYTSVMGALGALARIQEIMVLDEENPGRGEPQPKNQTALEFEGVEFGYEPEPGEELKPILNGVSFAIERGSRVAIVGPSGAGKSTIFSLIERFYEPTSGQIKLDGQPVSEISLTSLRGQIGYVEQDAPVLAGSIRENLLLGRSSATQEQLVEVLAMVNLSDVLNRDAKGLDAEVGENGIMLSGGERQRLAIARALLAAPPILLLDESTSALDGPNEQRMREAIDAVAKNRTLIVIAHRLSTVVDSDQIIVLESGHVVGSGTHSELIRSTPLYAELAKHQLLV
- a CDS encoding ABC transporter ATP-binding protein, encoding MAIQNEREAVIRARGLTKKYKDFVAVNGIDFEVYRGESFGLLGPNGAGKSTTMKMITSVSQRTGGELSILGKEPNTHGPEIRAHLGVVPQKDMLDRELRVWENLLTYGRYFGLSRKWLKSKVDELLEFAQLTEKRNEKADDLSGGMQRRLAIARGLVNEPEILLLDEPTTGLDPQARHILWDRLFRLKEQGVTLVITTHYMDEAEQLCDRLIVMDKGQIMAEGTPAQLIKDYSSKEVVELRFGTDKNEGVAEQLKGKGDRLELLPDRILIYTEQGEKLLGEIIESGLHPITSLVRRSSLEDVFLRLTGRTLVD
- a CDS encoding ABC transporter permease gives rise to the protein MTLEFKPGKAVDPKRAVRWGALRVAEYRFYSMFKWIGSVIAYGLGNPILYLLSVGLGIGALVDASAGGNTLGVSYIQFVAPALLASAAIQGVMDEVTFPTMDGFVWDKLFFAINATSVSARQIADGVMIVALGRGLLTAVMYLGILLAFGAIPLSSVVPLLLSAMLAGWGWAAVMLAITARLERDEGYFALISRFVIAPMFLFSGTFYPLEQMPIYLQPIGWVSPLWHATQIGRNLSYGLEIGEGMIFLHLGYLALLGVIGMAFVYPKFKERLAR
- a CDS encoding ABC transporter permease, with translation MITQTILTQAVAIAEKRAQRPGAAIYAGRAAVLIERGFYAAKSSNWLVILSGFVEPVLYLLAFGFGIGQLIGDIEDGSGNPVSYAAYIAPALLATSAMNGAIYDSTWNVFFKMHFGKVYQVMLSSSLGPMDIALGEIAWALMRGAAYSIGFMAIVAPLGLVTNAWGLLAIPAATLIAFGFASLGMAITSYMRNFQQMNWVNFVLLPMFLFSGTFFPVSVYPEWIQVIVKALPLWQGVDLVRSLMLGIVDLSVLWHILYFMVMIGLGLAFTTHRLRALFMR